In a genomic window of Accipiter gentilis chromosome 23, bAccGen1.1, whole genome shotgun sequence:
- the C23H3orf18 gene encoding uncharacterized protein C3orf18 homolog isoform X1 yields MSYSSPSVHDLYHSTTTTAKPDPGTTLDVTVPETATVSPETTSFNSTKIPDVANTGPGMSTMLLSFGIITVIGLAVAMVLYIRKRKRLEKLRHQLMPMYNFDPTEEQDELEQELLEHGRDAASSQASQSKILLTSQGALQRPSRLVFTDVANAINA; encoded by the exons ATGAGTTACAGCTCACCCTCTGTGCATGACTTGTATCACAGCACCACCACCACGGCCAAGCCAGACCCAGGGACAACTCTGGATGTGACTGTACCAGAAACAGCTACCGTAAGCCCTGAGACTACCAGTTTCAACAGCACCAAAATCCCAGATGTGGCCAACACTGGACCCGGCATGAGCACAATGCTGCTGTCCTTTGGGATCATTACTGTGATTGGGTTGGCTGTAGCTATG gtTCTGTATATCAGGAAGAGGAAGAG GCTGGAGAAGCTACGGCACCAACTCATGCCCATGTACAACTTTGATCCCACCGAGGAACAGGATGAGCTGGAACAGGAGCTGCTGGAACATGGGCGAGATGCAGCATCTTCCCAGGCATCGCAGAGCAAG ATTCTGCTGACAAGTCAAGGAGCCCTCCAGAGACCCAGCCGTCTTGTGTTCACAGACGTTGCCAATGCCATCAATGCATGA
- the C23H3orf18 gene encoding uncharacterized protein C3orf18 homolog isoform X3, with product MSYSSPSVHDLYHSTTTTAKPDPGTTLDVTVPETATVSPETTSFNSTKIPDVANTGPGMSTMLLSFGIITVIGLAVAMVLYIRKRKRLEKLRHQLMPMYNFDPTEEQDELEQELLEHGRDAASSQASQSKR from the exons ATGAGTTACAGCTCACCCTCTGTGCATGACTTGTATCACAGCACCACCACCACGGCCAAGCCAGACCCAGGGACAACTCTGGATGTGACTGTACCAGAAACAGCTACCGTAAGCCCTGAGACTACCAGTTTCAACAGCACCAAAATCCCAGATGTGGCCAACACTGGACCCGGCATGAGCACAATGCTGCTGTCCTTTGGGATCATTACTGTGATTGGGTTGGCTGTAGCTATG gtTCTGTATATCAGGAAGAGGAAGAG GCTGGAGAAGCTACGGCACCAACTCATGCCCATGTACAACTTTGATCCCACCGAGGAACAGGATGAGCTGGAACAGGAGCTGCTGGAACATGGGCGAGATGCAGCATCTTCCCAGGCATCGCAGAGCAAG
- the C23H3orf18 gene encoding uncharacterized protein C3orf18 homolog isoform X2: MSYSSPSVHDLYHSTTTTAKPDPGTTLDVTVPETATVSPETTSFNSTKIPDVANTGPGMSTMLLSFGIITVIGLAVAMVLYIRKRKRLEKLRHQLMPMYNFDPTEEQDELEQELLEHGRDAASSQASQSKPF; this comes from the exons ATGAGTTACAGCTCACCCTCTGTGCATGACTTGTATCACAGCACCACCACCACGGCCAAGCCAGACCCAGGGACAACTCTGGATGTGACTGTACCAGAAACAGCTACCGTAAGCCCTGAGACTACCAGTTTCAACAGCACCAAAATCCCAGATGTGGCCAACACTGGACCCGGCATGAGCACAATGCTGCTGTCCTTTGGGATCATTACTGTGATTGGGTTGGCTGTAGCTATG gtTCTGTATATCAGGAAGAGGAAGAG GCTGGAGAAGCTACGGCACCAACTCATGCCCATGTACAACTTTGATCCCACCGAGGAACAGGATGAGCTGGAACAGGAGCTGCTGGAACATGGGCGAGATGCAGCATCTTCCCAGGCATCGCAGAGCAAG CCTTTCTGA